One genomic region from Ewingella sp. CoE-038-23 encodes:
- the argE gene encoding acetylornithine deacetylase, whose product MMQTVVDILSKLVSFNTISLQSNLAMIDYIDTYLADYGIAARRVYSEDGLRANLYATIGNPHRGGICFSGHSDVVPVEGQPWSQDPFVLTARDGRLYGRGSADMKGYLACVLALVPEFIEATRHPGAAPVHIAVSYDEEIGCVGVRGLLDELSRDAVRPSGCIVGEPTLMKVATAHKGKSAWRCAVHGQAAHSSQPDLGVNAIEIAAELVTFLRQQGKGWQQETGDARYDPPWSTVQVGTIKGGTAVNVVPDHCEFDFEIRALPGSPHQQLPQTLQQWASQELLPDMRRVSPDTDIHLSQQVEYPGLQDDQSMDALKQQCASALPQHDFESVAFGTEAGLFQQAGIPTVICGPGSITQAHKADEYIELSQLELCLTFLRKMVSGGSL is encoded by the coding sequence ATGATGCAGACCGTGGTAGATATCCTGTCTAAATTGGTGAGTTTTAACACCATTAGCCTGCAGTCTAATCTGGCGATGATTGACTATATCGACACCTATCTGGCCGATTATGGCATCGCGGCTCGCCGGGTTTATAGCGAAGACGGTCTGCGCGCCAACCTTTACGCCACCATTGGCAATCCTCATCGTGGGGGGATCTGCTTTTCAGGCCACTCCGACGTGGTCCCGGTCGAAGGCCAGCCGTGGTCGCAAGACCCCTTTGTGCTGACCGCCCGCGATGGCCGCCTCTATGGTCGCGGCAGCGCCGACATGAAAGGCTACTTGGCCTGCGTGCTGGCGCTGGTGCCCGAATTTATTGAAGCCACGCGCCACCCGGGCGCCGCACCGGTACACATTGCGGTCAGCTACGATGAAGAGATCGGCTGCGTCGGCGTACGCGGCCTGCTGGATGAGTTATCGCGCGACGCCGTGCGCCCGAGTGGTTGCATCGTCGGTGAGCCGACCCTGATGAAAGTCGCCACGGCGCATAAAGGCAAAAGCGCGTGGCGCTGCGCGGTGCACGGGCAGGCAGCCCACTCCTCTCAGCCCGATTTGGGGGTGAATGCGATTGAAATCGCCGCCGAGCTGGTGACCTTTTTGCGCCAGCAGGGCAAAGGCTGGCAGCAGGAAACTGGCGACGCGCGCTACGATCCGCCGTGGTCCACGGTGCAGGTCGGCACCATTAAAGGCGGCACCGCCGTCAACGTGGTGCCGGACCACTGTGAGTTCGATTTTGAAATTCGCGCCTTGCCCGGCTCTCCCCACCAGCAGCTGCCCCAAACCTTGCAGCAATGGGCGAGCCAAGAGTTGCTCCCCGATATGCGCCGCGTCAGCCCCGACACCGATATTCACCTGTCGCAGCAAGTCGAATATCCAGGGTTGCAAGACGATCAATCGATGGACGCTCTCAAGCAACAATGCGCCAGCGCGCTGCCCCAGCACGACTTCGAATCCGTGGCTTTTGGCACCGAAGCCGGGCTGTTCCAGCAGGCTGGCATCCCTACCGTGATTTGCGGCCCCGGCTCCATTACTCAGGCGCACAAGGCCGACGAATATATCGAGCTGTCACAGCTAGAACTCTGCCTGACCTTTTTACGCAAGATGGTTAGTGGCGGCAGCCTGTAA
- a CDS encoding RidA family protein encodes MMAHTRIRPFNTKVTYPEQNLDNDLCQAVVAGNMVFLRGQIGQDLDTRESVGKGDVAAQTEQAMYNINMLLEESGSKLEDICKITVYLTDVRYRETVYNIMGRWLKGVFPVSTGLMITSLARPEWWVEIDVIAVKS; translated from the coding sequence ATCATGGCACATACCCGTATTCGCCCGTTTAACACCAAAGTCACCTACCCTGAACAGAATCTGGATAATGATTTATGTCAGGCCGTGGTCGCCGGAAATATGGTGTTTTTGCGCGGTCAGATTGGTCAAGACCTTGATACCCGCGAGTCGGTTGGCAAGGGCGACGTCGCGGCACAAACCGAACAAGCGATGTACAACATTAACATGCTGTTAGAAGAGTCGGGCAGCAAGCTGGAAGACATCTGCAAAATCACCGTATACCTCACCGATGTGCGCTACCGCGAGACGGTTTACAACATCATGGGCCGCTGGTTGAAAGGGGTTTTCCCGGTCTCTACCGGCCTGATGATCACCTCGCTGGCGCGCCCTGAGTGGTGGGTTGAGATTGACGTTATCGCTGTAAAATCATAA
- a CDS encoding amino acid ABC transporter ATP-binding protein has product MTEINHTEAGFAVVDITGLHKRFGDNEVLKGIDLKIKRKEVVCILGKSGSGKSTLLRCINGLESFHQGTLTVDGQALRHDDPAAMRELRQNVGMIFQSFNLFPHLTVGRNIMLAPTLVKKLQKESAERAARTLLARVGLEEKFDMWPASLSGGQQQRVAIARALAMNPEVLLCDEITSALDPELVGEVLQVIETLAEEGMTIIMVTHEMNFARKVSDRIVFMHQGKVHEVGTPDQIFNAPQTPELKQFLA; this is encoded by the coding sequence ATGACCGAAATTAACCACACCGAGGCCGGGTTTGCGGTCGTTGATATCACCGGTTTGCACAAACGCTTTGGCGACAATGAGGTGCTGAAGGGCATTGATCTGAAGATCAAACGCAAAGAAGTGGTGTGCATTTTGGGCAAAAGCGGCTCGGGCAAAAGCACCCTGCTGCGCTGCATTAACGGGCTGGAGAGCTTTCACCAGGGCACGTTAACCGTCGACGGCCAGGCCTTGCGCCATGACGACCCGGCCGCCATGCGCGAGCTGCGCCAAAACGTCGGCATGATTTTCCAGAGCTTCAACCTGTTCCCGCATCTCACCGTGGGTCGCAACATCATGCTGGCCCCGACGCTGGTCAAAAAACTGCAAAAAGAGTCGGCGGAGCGCGCCGCGCGAACACTGCTGGCCCGCGTCGGTCTGGAGGAAAAATTTGATATGTGGCCCGCCAGCCTCTCCGGGGGCCAGCAGCAGCGCGTGGCGATTGCCCGTGCGCTGGCGATGAACCCGGAGGTACTACTGTGTGACGAAATCACCTCGGCGCTCGATCCCGAGCTGGTGGGCGAAGTGCTACAAGTGATTGAAACCCTCGCCGAAGAGGGCATGACCATCATCATGGTGACTCATGAAATGAACTTTGCGCGCAAAGTCAGCGATCGCATCGTCTTTATGCATCAGGGGAAAGTTCACGAAGTGGGCACCCCTGACCAAATTTTCAACGCACCTCAGACGCCGGAGCTTAAGCAGTTCCTTGCCTAA
- a CDS encoding amino acid ABC transporter permease, translating to MSDFSLWDIYRNLLLALRWTVGLSLIAFIGGGLVGAILLVMRLSHRRWLQILVVIYVNLFQGTPLLMQLFLTYFGLALFGIDTTPLVAASLCLTLYASAYLTDIWRGSVESISKQQWEASASLALSFGEQLRYVILPQAVRVAIAPTVGFMVQAVKATALASVIGFVELTRSGQIIANATFSPFLVYGSVALLYFILCFPLSLWSRYLEKQVMRGADNHDRN from the coding sequence ATGAGTGATTTCTCACTGTGGGACATCTATCGCAACCTGCTGCTGGCGCTGCGCTGGACCGTCGGGCTGTCGCTGATTGCCTTTATTGGCGGCGGCCTTGTCGGCGCCATCCTGCTGGTCATGCGCCTGTCCCATCGCCGCTGGCTGCAAATCCTCGTGGTGATTTACGTCAACCTGTTTCAGGGCACACCACTGCTGATGCAGCTGTTTTTGACCTACTTTGGACTGGCGCTGTTTGGCATTGATACCACCCCGCTGGTGGCCGCCAGCCTCTGTTTAACCCTCTACGCCAGCGCCTATCTGACCGATATCTGGCGCGGCAGCGTGGAGAGCATTTCCAAGCAGCAGTGGGAGGCGTCGGCCAGTTTGGCGCTCTCTTTCGGCGAACAGCTGCGCTACGTGATATTGCCGCAGGCGGTGCGCGTGGCCATCGCTCCCACCGTGGGCTTTATGGTGCAGGCGGTGAAGGCCACGGCGCTGGCCTCGGTGATCGGCTTTGTCGAGCTAACGCGCTCTGGGCAGATTATTGCTAACGCCACCTTCTCACCATTTTTGGTCTACGGCAGCGTGGCGCTGCTTTATTTCATCCTCTGTTTTCCGCTCTCGCTGTGGAGCCGGTATCTCGAAAAACAAGTAATGCGTGGAGCTGATAACCATGACCGAAATTAA
- a CDS encoding amino acid ABC transporter permease has protein sequence MFDFTSVLQQWPLLLSGTLITLVMTLISTFLGICLGIASGWARANGRGVLRLLVACYVELLRNTPYVVQLFFIFFGLPVLGIHLSAIEASTLSLVLNLGAYSSEIVRAGIQNTPRSQIEAAQSLALNPWQIFTRVVLPPALGRVWPSMISQVVIIMLGSAVCSQISTEELSYAANLIASRSFRNFESYIVATAIYLLLAIAVRQFLGWFGPRFIFGPQTGKRS, from the coding sequence ATGTTTGATTTTACTTCCGTGCTGCAGCAGTGGCCGCTATTGCTCAGTGGCACCCTGATCACGCTAGTCATGACGCTGATATCGACCTTCTTGGGTATTTGTCTGGGGATCGCCAGCGGCTGGGCGCGCGCTAACGGCCGCGGGGTATTACGGCTATTGGTGGCCTGCTATGTCGAACTGCTGCGCAACACGCCTTACGTGGTGCAGTTGTTCTTTATCTTTTTCGGCCTGCCGGTGCTGGGCATTCACTTGTCAGCCATCGAGGCCAGCACCCTGTCTCTGGTGCTCAACCTGGGGGCGTATAGCTCAGAGATCGTCCGCGCGGGGATCCAAAACACCCCCCGCAGCCAGATTGAAGCGGCGCAAAGTCTGGCGCTCAACCCTTGGCAAATCTTCACCCGCGTGGTGTTACCCCCGGCCCTTGGGCGCGTCTGGCCCAGCATGATCAGTCAGGTGGTTATCATCATGCTGGGGTCGGCGGTCTGTAGCCAAATCTCTACCGAGGAGCTGTCTTACGCCGCCAACCTGATTGCCAGCCGCTCTTTCCGCAACTTTGAGTCTTACATCGTGGCGACGGCGATCTACCTGCTGCTTGCCATCGCGGTGCGTCAGTTTCTTGGCTGGTTCGGCCCGCGCTTCATCTTTGGTCCACAAACAGGAAAAAGATCATGA
- a CDS encoding transporter substrate-binding domain-containing protein — MKTRRVLAAYVLPVLIGAASAMFSLSASAENVLDKVMAAKNLRVAIPVDYPPYGYVGASMEPEGIDVDVAKLIGQKLGVKVTLIPVTAPNRVPYLQTGKADMTISSLGKTAERAKVIDFSIAYAPFFDAVFGSSKQDITTFAQLAGKKVGVTRGSMEDQELTSQSPNAIPQRFEDNNSTVAAYLSGQTQFMAIGTPVAGSMMKKDPKLDLHMKVMLANSPCYVGMPKDQPQLVAKVNDIIRAAKADGTLDKLSEKWLGGPAGNLPE; from the coding sequence ATGAAAACTCGTCGTGTACTTGCTGCTTATGTCCTACCTGTCTTAATCGGCGCGGCCAGCGCCATGTTTAGCCTGAGCGCCAGCGCCGAAAACGTGCTGGATAAAGTGATGGCGGCTAAAAACCTGCGCGTCGCCATTCCGGTGGACTACCCGCCGTACGGCTATGTCGGCGCTTCTATGGAGCCGGAAGGCATTGACGTCGACGTCGCTAAGCTGATTGGTCAAAAGCTAGGAGTAAAAGTCACCTTAATTCCCGTCACCGCGCCGAACCGCGTGCCTTACCTGCAAACCGGCAAGGCCGATATGACTATCTCCTCATTAGGCAAAACCGCAGAACGCGCCAAAGTGATTGATTTCAGTATTGCCTATGCGCCGTTCTTCGACGCGGTGTTCGGCAGCAGCAAGCAGGACATCACCACTTTCGCCCAGTTAGCGGGCAAAAAGGTCGGGGTGACGCGCGGCTCAATGGAAGACCAAGAGCTGACCAGCCAGTCGCCAAACGCCATTCCTCAGCGTTTTGAAGATAACAACAGCACAGTGGCGGCTTATCTCTCCGGGCAGACGCAGTTTATGGCGATTGGCACCCCGGTGGCGGGCTCCATGATGAAAAAGGACCCGAAGCTCGACCTGCATATGAAAGTGATGTTGGCCAACTCGCCGTGCTACGTCGGCATGCCCAAGGACCAGCCACAGCTGGTTGCTAAGGTGAATGACATTATCCGCGCCGCCAAGGCAGACGGCACGCTGGATAAGCTTTCTGAGAAATGGCTGGGCGGTCCGGCAGGCAACTTACCGGAATAA